One region of Danio aesculapii chromosome 7, fDanAes4.1, whole genome shotgun sequence genomic DNA includes:
- the elp5 gene encoding elongator complex protein 5 translates to MLLDVLQATDAGGFILIQDSVKCCGRGILRCFINAALKRDEDVHVLGVESPETEVCAGLDSSCAQKLHFHKGFPDPLGWTGRSPFTVQQFTSQHITQLIRDSQPAKASVLVVDSLSLVLRHHDPVIVCQSLQELRKGGVVKTIIGLLHSDLHLQGIVGIVCHLASTVISLGPTNNERQAVATTTRRTKSGKVMQEEEYFSVSEDATLSVQSKPRQHDRVEKEQDSAEVDPASNLTFNLRLSEEERRAKEKVALPFVFSQEKKSALLRPTPGSGRIMYEPDANDDFDEEDPDDDLDV, encoded by the exons ATGCTGTTAGACGTGCTACAGGCAACAGATGCTGGAGGATTCATACTCATTCAAG ATTCTGTCAAATGCTGCGGTCGAGGAATCCTCCGGTGTTTTATTAACGCAGCGCTGAAGAG GGACGAGGACGTGCATGTGCTGGGGGTTGAGAGTCCTGAAACAGAAGTGTGTGCTGGTTTGGACAGCAGCTGTGCGCAAAA GCTTCATTTTCATAAGGGTTTTCCTGATCCCCTCGGCTGGACGGGCAGATCTCCTTTCACCGTTCAGCAGTTCACTTCTCAACACATAACTCAACTCATCAGAGACTCGCAACCTGCTAAAGCATCGGTTCTAGTTGTTGACTCTCTCTCGCTTGTTTTAAGACATCACGATCCTGTCATCGTCTGTCAGAGTCTTCAGGAGCTAAGAAAAG GAGGAGTTGTTAAAACCATTATCGGCCTGCTGCATTCAGATTTGCATCTGCAAGGTATTGTGGGCATTGTATGCCACTTAGCCAGTACTGTAATCTCTTTGGGACCCACAAACAATGAACGCCAGGCTGTGGCCACGACCACAAGACGCACAAAATCAGGAAAAGTTATGCAGGAG GAAGAGTACTTCAGTGTGTCTGAGGACGCGACGCTTTCTGTCCAGAGCAAACCTCGTCAACATGATCGTGTAGAGAAAGAGcaggattcagctgag GTCGATCCAGCATCAAACCTGACTTTCAATCTCCGTCTGTCTGAGGAGGAAAGGAGAGCCAAAGAGAAAGTGGCGCTGCCATTTGTGTTTAGCCAAGAGAA GAAATCAGCTCTTCTGAGGCCGACTCCAGGCTCAGGAAGGATCATGTATGAACCCGACGCCAACGACGACTTCGATGAGGAAGATCCAGATGATGATCTTGATGTGTGA
- the ctdnep1b gene encoding CTD nuclear envelope phosphatase 1B, with protein sequence MVDMLKTRQCLLGVRTFLGVTSRIWSFFLYILRKHIRTIIQYQTVRYDILSLSPISRNRLNNVKRKILVLDLDETLIHSHHDGVLRPTVRPGTPPDFILKVVIDKHPVRFFVHKRPHVDFFLEVVSQWYELVVFTASMEIYGSAVADKLDNNKSILKRRYYRQHCTLDSGSYIKDLSVVHDDLSSVVILDNSPGAYRSHPDNAIPIKSWFSDPSDTALLNLLPMLDALRFTADVRSVLSRNLHQHRLW encoded by the exons ATGGTTGACATGCTAAAAACCCGCCAATGTCTGCTCGGTGTGCGCACTTTCCTCGGAGTGACGTCCAGAATATGGAGCTTCTTTTTATACATCCTCAGGAAGCACATACGAACG ATAATCCAGTATCAGACAGTGCGATACGACATTTTATCATTGTCGCCCATTTCCAGAAACAGACTCA aCAACGTGAAGCGAAAGATCCTGGTTTTAGATCTGGATGAGACGTTGATTCATTCACATCACGATGGGGTTCTCAGACCGACAGTACGGCCTGGGACACCGCCAGACTTCATCCTCAAA GTGGTAATAGACAAACACCCAGTTAGATTCTTTGTCCATAAACGGCCACACGTGGATTTCTTCCTGGAGGTGGTCAGTCAGTGGTATGAGTTAGTAGTTTTCACTGCTAGTATGGAGATTTACGGCTCTGCAGTAGCGGATAAACTGGATAACAACAAGTCAATCCTCAAAAGAAGATACTACAGACAG CACTGTACGCTGGATTCAGGTAGTTATATTAAAGACCTGTCCGTCGTACACGATGACTTATCAAGTGTAGTTATTCTCGACAACTCGCCGGGAGCGTATCGAAGTCATCCAG ATAATGCAATACCTATAAAGTCATGGTTTAGTGACCCCAGTGACACAGCACTTCTTAACCTGCTGCCCATGCTGGATGCACTAAG GTTCACTGCAGACGTACGATCCGTCCTGAGCCGAAATCTCCACCAGCATCGGCTCTGGTGA